A window of Macrotis lagotis isolate mMagLag1 chromosome X, bilby.v1.9.chrom.fasta, whole genome shotgun sequence contains these coding sequences:
- the CXH6orf62 gene encoding uncharacterized protein C6orf62 homolog yields the protein MGDPNSRKKQALNRLRAQLRKKKESLADQFDFKMYIAFVFKEKKKKSALFEVSEVIPVMTNNYEENILKGVRDSSYSLESSIELLQKDVVQLHAPRYQSMRRDVIGCTQEMDFILWPRNDIEKIVCLLFSRWKGSDEPFRPVQAKFEFYHGDYEKQFLHVLSRKDKTGIVVNNPNQSVFLFIDRQHLQTPKNKATIFKLCSICLYLPQEQLTHWAVGTVEEHLRPYMPE from the exons ATGGGGGACCCAAACTCCCGGAAGAAACAAGCTCTGAACAGACTTCGCGCTCagcttagaaagaaaaaagaatctctaGCTGACCAGTTTGACTTCAAGATGTATATTGCCTTTGTATTCAAGGAGAAG aagaaaaaatcagCACTTTTTGAAGTGTCTGAAGTGATACCAGTCATGACGAAcaattatgaagaaaatattctGAAAGGTGTACGAGATTCCAGCTATTCCTTGGAAAGTTCCATAGAACTTTTGCAGAAGGATGTAGTACAGCTCCATGCTCCCCGATACCAGTCCATGCGAAGG gATGTAATTGGCTGTACTCAGGAGATGGATTTCATTCTTTGGCCTCGGAATGATATTGAGAAGATTGTCTGTCTCCTGTTTTCCAGGTGGAAAGGATCTGATGAGCCCTTCAGGCCTGTTCag GCCAAGTTTGAATTTTATCACGGTGACTACGAAAAACAGTTTCTGCATGTACTGAGCCGAAAGGACAAGACTGGAATTGTTGTCAACAATCCTAACCAGTCAGTGTTTCTCTTCATTGACAGACAGCACTTGCAG ACTCCAAAAAACAAAGCTACAATCTTCAAGTTATGCAGCATCTGCCTGTACCTGCCACAGGAACAGCTCACCCACTGGGCGGTTGGCACTGTTGAGGAACACCTCCGCCCTTATATGCCAGAATAG